The Amylolactobacillus amylophilus DSM 20533 = JCM 1125 genome contains a region encoding:
- a CDS encoding transglycosylase domain-containing protein, producing MRIWHQLSAVFNRLRQSIMTLPRVSKYANESNASKGQFYLGTVYLTIKGIVKRFFLVLIFGAFLALGIGIGFAVGLLQDQPVPSIAQLDKQINHPEQSSTLYYADMQKISDIKSDIKATHISKNKLTPLVKQAVISTEDETFYDHSGVLPKSLIRAIFSELTGIGVRTGGSTLTQQLVKMQFLTNQTTWKRKVIEMFFAKKIEAHFSKDEILNAYLNVVPFGKNSSGQNIAGIEEATIGIFGKKIADLTLPQAAFIAGLPQSPSAYTPFTITGKLKKDYSLGLKRKNIVLFRMYRNGNITKKEYTAAKNYDLAQDFAQPQKTSQVNGYNNYLYNLVANKSVELIAKSLIRQNKERVADVVKDEAEYNQYLAQASEILKQKGYHVKTTIDKNMYAIMSQTVANAELGTVHTTTNYDTSLNRNVNITEKAQNGSVMIDNETGRVIAFAGGVDFENSQVNHAFNTYRSPGSSIKPYLVYAPAIENKLIGTKTVLPDFPTNYGSYIPTDYGQSVENRFISADEALRMSYNLPAVSLFNEVRKQTPVQEYMQKLGFNIENSEFKQLGLALGGTKYGFSVAENAAAFASFYNDGARSEPYYIDQITDPSGKVIYQHHTKKTKVFSKGTAYIMQKMLHEVTTQGTAAQLSYGLNFDTSNLIGKTGTSNDYRDIWFNGATPGVTISSWMGYDNFYGHTYTLSDNASSVNMSLWTEMVNQLYATNPKIFKLDKASEKPATVHSHGVLRQTGTKAGSVNYDGATVKLTGSMTTSLSLSTHARAASAKFSVGANKKDYDLFFDYKLGKLSNYGTRLYYTGETINTKENVADLFVDNKNSALNENYYGTNITPPSTPSANTEVEGNDEEPQTTGGTPPTNSNENQPAGNTTTNQTGAGSNAESPNQNTQQPSQQTNPPETTGGNN from the coding sequence ATGAGGATATGGCACCAGCTTAGTGCGGTGTTTAACCGTTTGCGACAAAGCATCATGACCCTACCAAGGGTCAGCAAATACGCCAACGAGAGTAACGCTAGCAAGGGCCAATTTTACTTAGGTACCGTGTACCTAACTATTAAAGGTATTGTTAAACGTTTTTTTCTTGTGCTCATTTTCGGTGCCTTTCTCGCTTTGGGTATTGGAATTGGCTTCGCCGTCGGCCTACTTCAAGATCAGCCCGTACCCTCGATTGCCCAACTAGATAAGCAGATAAACCATCCGGAACAATCCTCCACACTCTACTATGCTGACATGCAGAAGATTTCCGACATCAAATCGGATATTAAGGCGACCCATATCAGCAAAAATAAGCTTACACCGCTAGTTAAACAGGCGGTCATCTCCACCGAGGATGAGACATTTTACGATCATTCTGGTGTGCTTCCTAAGTCACTAATCCGCGCTATTTTCTCCGAACTAACGGGTATCGGTGTAAGAACCGGTGGTTCTACCCTCACCCAACAGTTGGTTAAGATGCAGTTTCTCACTAACCAAACCACTTGGAAGAGAAAAGTAATCGAGATGTTTTTTGCCAAGAAGATTGAGGCACACTTCAGCAAGGACGAAATCCTGAATGCATATCTAAACGTTGTCCCGTTCGGTAAGAACAGTTCCGGCCAGAATATCGCGGGAATAGAGGAGGCTACTATAGGGATTTTCGGCAAAAAAATTGCGGATCTTACCCTCCCACAGGCTGCCTTTATTGCCGGCCTACCTCAAAGTCCATCTGCCTACACCCCATTCACCATCACGGGAAAATTAAAGAAGGACTACTCACTTGGTTTGAAACGAAAGAACATCGTCCTTTTCCGGATGTACCGCAACGGAAATATCACAAAGAAGGAATACACAGCAGCAAAGAACTATGACCTCGCACAAGATTTCGCACAGCCGCAAAAGACTTCACAAGTCAATGGCTACAATAATTACCTCTATAATCTGGTCGCTAATAAAAGTGTCGAGTTGATCGCAAAGTCGCTCATCAGGCAGAATAAAGAGCGAGTAGCTGATGTTGTCAAGGACGAGGCAGAATACAACCAATACCTTGCTCAAGCTAGCGAAATTTTGAAACAAAAGGGCTATCACGTCAAGACAACTATTGATAAGAATATGTACGCTATCATGAGTCAGACTGTTGCTAATGCCGAACTAGGAACGGTGCACACGACCACCAACTATGACACCTCACTGAATCGTAACGTCAATATAACCGAGAAAGCACAGAACGGCTCCGTAATGATTGATAACGAGACCGGCCGAGTAATTGCTTTTGCTGGTGGCGTAGACTTCGAGAATTCACAAGTCAATCATGCATTTAACACGTACCGTTCTCCCGGTTCATCGATTAAACCCTACCTTGTTTATGCTCCCGCAATTGAGAACAAATTGATTGGTACGAAGACAGTATTACCCGACTTTCCAACCAACTATGGTAGCTATATACCAACCGACTATGGCCAAAGTGTTGAGAATCGCTTCATCAGTGCCGATGAGGCCCTAAGAATGTCCTATAATCTGCCCGCTGTTAGTTTGTTCAACGAAGTACGCAAGCAAACCCCAGTTCAGGAATATATGCAAAAACTTGGTTTCAACATCGAGAATAGCGAATTTAAACAGCTAGGACTCGCACTTGGTGGCACTAAGTATGGCTTCTCCGTAGCGGAGAACGCAGCTGCCTTTGCCTCTTTCTATAATGACGGTGCAAGAAGTGAACCATATTATATCGATCAGATTACTGATCCTAGTGGTAAAGTAATCTATCAGCATCACACAAAGAAGACGAAGGTCTTTTCTAAGGGAACAGCCTATATTATGCAGAAAATGCTGCATGAGGTAACGACGCAGGGTACCGCTGCACAACTAAGTTACGGTTTGAATTTCGACACCAGTAACCTGATTGGCAAAACCGGTACAAGTAACGACTACAGAGATATCTGGTTCAACGGTGCAACACCCGGCGTCACAATCTCATCATGGATGGGCTACGATAACTTCTATGGTCACACGTATACACTGAGCGATAACGCCAGTTCTGTTAACATGAGCCTGTGGACTGAGATGGTCAATCAGCTGTATGCAACTAATCCTAAGATATTCAAGTTAGACAAAGCCAGTGAGAAACCTGCTACTGTACATTCTCATGGAGTTTTGCGTCAAACTGGAACCAAGGCGGGTTCAGTGAACTATGACGGAGCCACGGTAAAGCTCACTGGATCAATGACCACTAGTCTGAGCCTCTCAACACACGCACGAGCAGCATCTGCTAAGTTCTCCGTCGGGGCAAACAAGAAGGATTATGATCTATTTTTTGATTATAAATTAGGCAAATTAAGTAATTATGGAACTAGGCTGTACTACACAGGTGAAACCATTAATACGAAAGAAAATGTTGCTGATCTGTTTGTGGATAACAAGAACTCTGCTCTGAACGAAAATTATTATGGAACAAACATTACACCTCCTTCTACTCCTAGTGCCAATACTGAGGTTGAAGGAAACGACGAAGAACCACAGACCACAGGTGGAACACCACCAACTAACTCTAACGAGAACCAACCGGCTGGTAATACGACTACCAACCAAACAGGTGCAGGCTCCAATGCAGAGTCACCGAACCAGAATACCCAACAACCTAGCCAGCAAACGAATCCGCCAGAAACAACTGGCGGCAACAACTAG
- the ccpA gene encoding catabolite control protein A — protein MEKQEITIYDVAREAKVSMATVSRVVNGNKNVRDDTRQKVLAVIDRLNYQPNAVARGLASKRTTMIGLVVPELNNLYFSELSKGIDDIATMYKYNIIITSVDTSVNREEDVISALLSKQVDGVIYMTNELSTIARDAFTRTRTPVVLAGTVDAESKLPTVNIDYQASITEAVELLANNGRKKLALVVGKEDADINRSYRMKAFAEATTKLGLTDSADLIFPNNFGYEDGYDLYEKIKANNVDGMIVTRDVTAAGLMNAALDAGVDVPADLEIISANNTIISKIVRPSMTAIKQPLYDIGAVSMRMLTKLINNEELDEEHVTLPYSISKRNSTK, from the coding sequence ATGGAAAAACAAGAAATAACAATTTACGACGTAGCTCGAGAAGCTAAAGTTTCTATGGCAACTGTTTCCCGTGTTGTTAACGGTAATAAGAATGTACGTGATGATACACGTCAAAAAGTACTTGCTGTTATTGATAGACTTAACTACCAGCCAAATGCGGTTGCTCGCGGACTAGCAAGTAAGAGAACGACAATGATTGGTCTAGTTGTGCCTGAACTTAATAACCTTTATTTCTCCGAGTTATCGAAGGGAATTGACGATATTGCGACTATGTATAAATACAATATTATTATTACAAGTGTTGATACTAGCGTAAATCGTGAAGAAGATGTCATCTCAGCGCTTTTAAGCAAGCAGGTAGATGGAGTTATCTACATGACAAATGAGCTCTCTACGATTGCAAGAGACGCTTTCACGCGTACCAGGACGCCAGTTGTCCTAGCCGGTACAGTTGATGCTGAATCTAAGTTACCAACTGTCAATATCGACTACCAAGCATCAATTACTGAGGCAGTGGAATTGCTGGCTAACAATGGGCGTAAGAAACTTGCCCTGGTTGTTGGCAAAGAGGATGCGGATATTAACCGTTCTTACAGAATGAAGGCCTTCGCTGAAGCTACCACCAAACTAGGATTGACCGACAGCGCTGATTTGATCTTCCCGAATAACTTTGGCTACGAAGATGGTTACGATTTGTATGAGAAGATTAAGGCAAATAATGTTGACGGAATGATTGTGACGAGAGATGTGACCGCTGCTGGGTTAATGAATGCCGCCCTGGACGCCGGGGTGGACGTACCAGCCGATTTAGAGATCATTTCTGCCAATAACACGATTATCTCTAAAATTGTCCGACCAAGTATGACTGCTATCAAACAGCCGTTGTATGATATCGGCGCTGTAAGTATGAGAATGCTCACTAAATTGATTAATAACGAGGAACTCGATGAGGAGCATGTTACATTGCCATATTCTATTTCAAAGCGTAATAGTACTAAATAA
- a CDS encoding M24 family metallopeptidase, producing the protein MQLDKLQKWLQDTNTDVAYISDPVNVNYFSGYGSDPEERVLALFVFKDAAPFLFTPQLNVEEAKNSEFDSDVYGYLDHENPFKIIAERIKERTNHFEKWAIEKDNLSVFRYQAIKTAFPTASFTQDASRFIEQTRLYKTQQEIAIMEQAGADADFAFEVAFNAVQTGVSERGLVGQIEYELKKRGVMEMSFDTIVQTGANAANPHGGPTLSTVQPNELILFDLGTVKNGYMSDATRTVAYGTPSDKALDIFKVCLEANLTAMDKAKPGITAAELDAVARDIITKAGYGEYFNHRLGHGIGKSTHEFPSLMEGNDMELEPGMCFSIEPGIYIPGVAGVRIEDCGHLTENGFVPFTHTPKELKTIAVH; encoded by the coding sequence ATACAACTTGATAAATTACAGAAATGGCTCCAGGATACTAACACCGATGTGGCGTATATTAGTGATCCCGTCAATGTGAATTATTTCAGTGGCTACGGTTCTGACCCAGAGGAACGTGTGCTTGCACTCTTTGTTTTCAAAGATGCAGCCCCATTTCTATTTACCCCTCAACTAAACGTCGAGGAGGCTAAGAACTCCGAGTTTGATTCCGATGTATACGGCTACCTTGACCATGAAAATCCCTTTAAGATTATAGCAGAAAGAATTAAAGAGCGGACAAATCATTTTGAAAAATGGGCAATTGAGAAAGATAATTTATCGGTTTTCCGTTATCAAGCAATCAAAACAGCTTTTCCAACCGCCTCATTCACACAGGATGCATCTCGTTTCATCGAACAGACGCGGCTCTATAAGACACAACAAGAAATTGCCATCATGGAACAAGCCGGTGCGGACGCCGATTTTGCCTTTGAGGTGGCTTTCAACGCGGTCCAAACAGGCGTCTCCGAGCGTGGTCTGGTTGGTCAAATTGAATATGAACTGAAGAAACGCGGCGTGATGGAAATGAGCTTCGATACAATCGTTCAGACCGGTGCTAATGCCGCCAATCCACACGGTGGGCCAACTTTGAGTACAGTTCAGCCTAACGAACTTATCCTGTTTGATCTTGGTACTGTTAAAAACGGCTATATGAGCGATGCAACCAGAACGGTCGCTTATGGTACACCAAGCGATAAGGCGCTAGATATCTTCAAGGTTTGTCTTGAGGCGAATCTCACCGCGATGGATAAGGCTAAGCCTGGTATCACCGCTGCTGAGCTAGATGCCGTTGCGCGGGACATCATCACTAAAGCCGGTTATGGTGAATACTTCAATCACCGTCTCGGCCACGGTATTGGTAAATCGACCCATGAATTTCCTTCACTCATGGAAGGTAACGACATGGAGTTAGAACCAGGAATGTGCTTCTCAATCGAACCAGGTATCTACATTCCAGGTGTTGCCGGTGTCAGAATTGAAGACTGTGGGCACCTAACAGAAAATGGCTTCGTACCATTCACACACACGCCTAAAGAGCTTAAAACAATTGCAGTTCACTAA
- a CDS encoding YtxH domain-containing protein, translating into MSKFGSFVFGVVVGAAASLVATTLLTPDTVEELTDSVKNQTKDLKDKALDLKNQAESKVSSVSGETLDNLKKKYDNSTDLIKSQLQSFPKQVVNDDSELTDFDDIIIDDTEAFNDDPTDNDRILNELNQEQDKD; encoded by the coding sequence ATGTCTAAATTTGGAAGTTTTGTGTTTGGTGTGGTGGTCGGTGCTGCTGCAAGTCTCGTTGCCACAACCTTGCTCACACCCGATACTGTTGAAGAATTAACTGATTCAGTGAAGAACCAGACGAAGGATTTAAAAGACAAGGCTCTAGACTTAAAGAATCAAGCCGAGAGTAAGGTGTCCAGTGTGTCTGGTGAAACCCTTGACAATCTCAAGAAAAAGTATGATAACTCCACTGATCTGATTAAGAGTCAGTTACAATCGTTTCCTAAACAGGTTGTGAACGATGATTCAGAGTTAACAGATTTCGACGATATCATCATCGATGACACAGAGGCCTTCAATGATGACCCGACTGACAATGACAGAATTTTAAATGAATTAAACCAAGAGCAAGATAAAGACTAA
- a CDS encoding DUF948 domain-containing protein: protein MSLGALAGLIAAVAFLILVLFLIPVLVRTAKTMKEVSRTVATTNKTVEQVTNNVDALSQQVEGLLVKSNTLLNDVNGKVQTLDPVFVAAADLGQSVSDINTSSKNIVHRVSGFSGTATKAGVAGTILKKVMPKKKNSEEVK, encoded by the coding sequence ATATCGCTTGGTGCACTAGCAGGACTAATTGCAGCCGTTGCATTTCTTATTTTAGTTTTATTTTTAATTCCAGTCTTGGTTAGGACTGCAAAGACCATGAAGGAAGTAAGCCGAACCGTTGCTACCACTAATAAGACGGTGGAGCAGGTGACTAACAATGTCGATGCCTTATCACAACAAGTCGAAGGTCTCCTGGTTAAGTCAAATACTTTACTGAATGACGTTAACGGTAAGGTTCAAACGCTTGATCCTGTATTCGTTGCTGCTGCTGACCTTGGTCAGAGCGTCTCTGATATTAACACGAGCTCTAAGAATATCGTTCATCGTGTGTCAGGTTTCAGCGGAACGGCTACGAAGGCTGGTGTTGCCGGTACGATTTTAAAAAAAGTGATGCCAAAGAAGAAAAATTCAGAAGAAGTTAAATAA
- a CDS encoding metallophosphoesterase, translating into MSKLLVVSDSHGDDQILTALAKRYAGEVDVLIHAGDSEFYPRNPLIADFQIVVGNMDYGTDFPVSINLDLPEARVFVTHGHKYNVNFGLNTIYLAGREQDADIIIYGHTHQLLTMIDYGVLIVNPGSISLPRGEYARIGGTYAIIDVAADSFRVQYYTREFKLVEELSFEFPRL; encoded by the coding sequence ATGAGTAAGTTATTGGTTGTGAGTGATTCACATGGTGATGACCAGATTCTAACAGCGCTAGCAAAGCGCTATGCGGGTGAGGTCGATGTGCTGATTCATGCCGGTGACTCGGAGTTTTACCCTCGGAATCCGCTGATCGCGGACTTTCAAATTGTTGTTGGGAACATGGATTATGGAACCGACTTTCCCGTTTCCATTAACTTAGATTTACCAGAAGCAAGGGTATTCGTGACCCATGGCCATAAATATAACGTGAACTTCGGCCTTAATACTATTTATTTAGCGGGACGAGAGCAGGATGCAGATATCATTATCTACGGGCATACACATCAACTGCTGACGATGATTGATTATGGCGTACTCATTGTTAATCCTGGCTCAATCAGTTTACCTAGGGGAGAATATGCGAGAATTGGTGGTACTTACGCCATAATCGATGTTGCTGCCGACTCGTTTCGGGTACAGTATTATACACGCGAATTTAAGCTGGTTGAAGAATTATCTTTCGAATTTCCCCGTCTATAA
- a CDS encoding XTP/dITP diphosphatase yields the protein MKKVLFATNNPGKIREIAPVFAKMGYQLITNQDLTNPPEVNETGRSFQENATLKAHQLANYSQLPTIADDSGLMVDYLNGQPGIYSARYAGEGHNDARNNAKLLAELGGVPEDKRTASFKTVIVFSWPGKFDDDLVVTGEAKGTILTVPEGSDGFGYDPLFYVSDKGKTFASMTAMEKNEVSHRGKAIRALVAALPQWLESVDVNE from the coding sequence ATGAAAAAAGTATTGTTTGCCACGAATAATCCGGGAAAGATCCGAGAAATCGCTCCTGTTTTTGCAAAAATGGGCTATCAACTAATTACTAATCAGGATTTAACTAATCCGCCAGAGGTCAACGAAACAGGAAGAAGCTTCCAGGAAAATGCCACGTTAAAGGCTCATCAGCTGGCCAACTATTCTCAACTACCCACAATCGCGGATGATTCTGGCTTGATGGTTGATTACTTGAATGGTCAACCGGGTATCTATTCTGCTCGTTATGCCGGTGAGGGACATAACGATGCCCGTAATAATGCAAAGTTGCTGGCTGAACTGGGCGGTGTGCCGGAAGATAAGCGTACCGCAAGTTTCAAAACAGTGATTGTGTTTAGCTGGCCGGGAAAATTTGACGATGATTTGGTCGTGACCGGTGAAGCCAAGGGCACAATCTTGACTGTGCCAGAGGGTAGCGACGGTTTTGGCTATGATCCGCTGTTCTATGTCTCGGATAAGGGCAAAACCTTTGCTAGTATGACTGCGATGGAGAAAAACGAAGTTAGCCACCGTGGCAAGGCCATCCGTGCTTTAGTGGCTGCCTTACCCCAATGGTTGGAAAGTGTAGACGTAAATGAGTAA
- the murI gene encoding glutamate racemase, producing MENRPIGLLDSGLGGLTVVRKVIELMPEENLVFIADQARLPYGDRSVAEIKEFTWQMVHFLLKKNVKAIVFACNTATAAALDEIAPQLDIPVIGVIQSGSLAATKVTQNGHVGIIGTRSTIDSMAYEREIGSRLAGAQVMGLATPKLVPLIESGNEVTPINQELVDSLQPFADSDIDTLVLGCTHYPLIAEQIQKNVSSEVRLVDPADQTAIYTRNVLRQRGLLRTGDDVEREYFTTGEPTHFALVAKKWLHDQNLTANKVVLDA from the coding sequence TTGGAAAATAGACCTATTGGATTACTCGACTCCGGCCTAGGTGGCCTGACTGTCGTGAGAAAAGTTATTGAACTAATGCCCGAGGAAAACTTGGTCTTTATTGCTGATCAGGCTCGTCTACCATACGGTGACCGCTCGGTAGCAGAAATTAAGGAATTTACGTGGCAGATGGTTCATTTTTTATTGAAAAAAAACGTTAAGGCAATTGTCTTCGCTTGCAACACGGCTACAGCCGCCGCTCTCGATGAGATTGCGCCGCAATTAGACATTCCGGTTATTGGTGTGATTCAATCAGGAAGCTTAGCAGCAACTAAGGTTACGCAAAACGGTCACGTGGGAATAATCGGGACGAGATCAACGATCGATTCAATGGCCTACGAGAGGGAAATCGGTTCTAGACTTGCAGGTGCCCAAGTAATGGGTCTCGCTACACCCAAACTGGTACCGTTGATTGAATCTGGTAACGAAGTGACGCCAATCAATCAGGAATTGGTGGATAGCTTACAACCATTTGCCGATAGTGATATTGACACTCTAGTGCTCGGATGCACCCATTATCCACTGATTGCGGAGCAGATTCAAAAGAATGTTTCAAGTGAAGTGCGGTTGGTTGATCCAGCAGATCAGACAGCGATCTACACCAGAAATGTTCTGCGCCAGAGAGGATTGCTCCGGACAGGCGACGATGTGGAGCGGGAGTATTTCACCACCGGTGAACCAACTCATTTTGCCCTAGTTGCCAAAAAGTGGTTACACGACCAGAATTTGACGGCAAACAAGGTCGTGCTAGATGCGTAG
- a CDS encoding YslB family protein, whose translation MTVSEEQTYFLNQLYRDFLLPTILGSDNRDILYWAGKKLARQYQLDNVKDLPDFFTIASFGTLKLISTKPKKLQFELSGTVVTDRIAAKSTEFSLEAGLIAETVSLENGHTAESQFTIDEKSHTVTIDVVIDLKD comes from the coding sequence TTGACTGTATCTGAAGAGCAAACATATTTTCTGAACCAACTTTACCGTGATTTCTTATTACCCACCATTCTCGGTTCAGATAATCGCGATATTCTCTACTGGGCAGGTAAGAAACTAGCTAGGCAATATCAACTCGATAACGTAAAAGACCTCCCGGACTTCTTCACCATTGCCAGCTTTGGCACACTAAAATTGATTTCTACTAAGCCTAAGAAGCTGCAATTTGAACTTTCCGGGACCGTAGTTACGGACAGAATTGCCGCTAAATCAACAGAATTTAGTTTAGAAGCAGGTTTAATTGCCGAAACAGTCTCATTAGAGAACGGCCACACTGCAGAGTCCCAGTTCACTATCGATGAGAAGAGCCATACCGTTACCATTGATGTTGTGATTGATTTGAAAGATTAA
- a CDS encoding endonuclease MutS2 produces the protein MNEKILNTLEFAKILDRLAGLAVTDAAKLRARALMPQTDLEEVRSAINETLAMTNVLRVMGSLPIVNFQDVAPAIKRLKIGAELNANELGNILLVLRIATDVKRFLADHDELDLSALDQLQQELVIPEKLYKRLKDSLEADGTILDTASSALGSIRHSFVRMEASIKQKMDSYLHGSESKYLSEQIITIRDERYVIPVRQEYRYKFGGVVHDQSASGQTLFIEPKGVVEFNNSLQEIVAQERAEVKRILAELSSMAGDFVTEITVTTDALVELDFLQAKARLADQMRATEPQVNDAHQINLIQARHPLIDPKKVVPNDINLGLKFDTMLITGPNTGGKTITLKTLGLLQLMAQSGLFIPAHENSQVGVFTEIFADIGDEQSIEQSLSTFSSHMDNIIKILAQNDEDSLVLFDELGAGTDPEEGAALAIAILDTVRAKHSKVAATTHYPELKLYGYDRKRTTNASMEFDLATLSPTFNLQIGIPGHSNAFAIAERLGMPKAIVKQARGFMNSDDSDLNSMITKLNIQTKGATQAKKLYESRLEQTVKLRDELTQALEFYHQREQKQLDAAKQKADEIIRNAQDKSDKIIDQLRAARDQGAATVKDDKLIAAKGALNQLRDQNLAHNRVLKRAKKQQQIKVGNEVKVLSYGQFGQVTRKLSDAEFEVQIGALKVKVKKADLEKTNQVAKTGKQPERQISHTSPLKRSSTSSSLDLRGKRYDEAMTELDRYIDSVLLAGIDSATIIHGIGTGAIRQGVQQYLKRNKRVKSFGYAPEGSGGSGATIVEFK, from the coding sequence ATGAACGAAAAAATATTAAATACACTGGAATTCGCAAAGATTCTAGACCGCTTAGCCGGACTAGCGGTGACCGATGCGGCAAAATTGCGTGCAAGGGCACTCATGCCGCAGACTGATTTAGAAGAAGTACGGTCTGCTATTAATGAGACGTTGGCGATGACAAATGTCCTGCGCGTAATGGGTAGTCTACCAATAGTGAACTTTCAAGACGTTGCGCCAGCAATTAAACGATTGAAGATCGGGGCAGAACTAAACGCCAATGAGTTAGGAAACATCTTACTTGTTCTGCGAATTGCAACTGATGTCAAACGCTTTTTAGCGGATCACGACGAGTTAGATTTATCAGCATTAGATCAACTGCAACAGGAGCTTGTGATTCCCGAAAAGTTGTACAAGAGACTGAAAGACTCATTGGAAGCTGATGGAACGATTCTAGATACAGCAAGTAGCGCACTGGGTTCAATTCGGCATAGCTTTGTCCGGATGGAAGCAAGCATTAAGCAGAAGATGGACAGCTATTTGCACGGCTCCGAGAGTAAATATTTAAGTGAGCAAATTATCACGATTAGAGACGAAAGATACGTCATTCCTGTCCGTCAGGAATACCGGTATAAGTTTGGCGGTGTGGTCCATGATCAAAGCGCCAGTGGTCAGACCCTATTTATTGAACCAAAGGGCGTCGTTGAGTTTAATAACTCGCTCCAGGAAATTGTGGCTCAAGAACGCGCTGAGGTGAAACGGATTCTGGCAGAATTATCGTCAATGGCGGGTGATTTCGTCACAGAAATTACGGTAACGACAGATGCACTAGTAGAACTAGATTTCTTGCAGGCAAAAGCCCGTTTGGCGGATCAAATGCGGGCCACGGAACCACAAGTTAATGACGCACATCAAATTAATCTGATTCAGGCAAGACATCCTTTGATTGACCCAAAGAAGGTTGTACCAAACGATATTAATCTCGGCCTGAAGTTCGACACGATGCTTATTACTGGCCCGAACACGGGTGGTAAAACAATTACTTTGAAAACTCTGGGTTTGCTCCAGTTGATGGCGCAGTCTGGCTTATTCATTCCGGCACACGAGAACAGTCAGGTCGGTGTTTTCACGGAAATTTTTGCGGATATTGGTGATGAGCAGTCGATTGAGCAGAGCCTGAGTACTTTCTCCTCGCACATGGACAACATCATTAAGATTCTTGCTCAAAATGACGAGGATAGCCTTGTTTTGTTCGATGAACTTGGCGCTGGAACCGACCCTGAAGAGGGAGCGGCGCTGGCAATCGCTATTCTGGATACGGTCAGGGCGAAACATAGTAAGGTTGCCGCAACCACCCACTATCCAGAGCTGAAGTTATACGGATATGACCGTAAGCGAACGACTAATGCTAGCATGGAGTTTGACTTAGCCACCTTGTCGCCGACATTTAACCTGCAAATAGGAATTCCTGGTCACAGTAATGCTTTCGCGATTGCGGAGCGTCTAGGGATGCCAAAAGCCATTGTAAAACAGGCACGTGGATTCATGAATAGTGATGATAGTGATTTGAACTCGATGATCACGAAATTGAATATACAGACAAAGGGAGCAACTCAGGCTAAGAAATTGTATGAATCAAGGCTTGAGCAGACCGTTAAACTACGGGATGAATTGACACAGGCACTCGAATTCTATCACCAAAGAGAGCAGAAACAGCTGGACGCCGCTAAGCAAAAGGCTGATGAGATCATTAGAAATGCCCAAGATAAATCAGATAAGATTATTGATCAATTACGAGCAGCACGCGACCAAGGGGCGGCAACGGTCAAGGATGATAAGTTAATTGCCGCAAAGGGTGCGTTGAATCAGTTACGTGATCAGAATCTGGCACACAATAGGGTATTGAAACGGGCGAAGAAACAGCAGCAGATTAAGGTGGGGAACGAGGTTAAGGTACTGAGTTACGGCCAGTTTGGTCAGGTAACACGGAAACTGTCTGATGCAGAGTTCGAGGTTCAGATTGGGGCCTTGAAGGTCAAAGTTAAAAAAGCCGATCTTGAAAAAACAAATCAAGTCGCAAAAACCGGCAAACAACCTGAACGCCAGATTTCACATACTAGTCCGCTTAAGAGAAGCAGTACATCCTCGAGCCTAGACCTACGTGGTAAGCGTTATGATGAGGCAATGACAGAGCTAGATCGTTATATTGATTCTGTGTTACTAGCAGGAATCGATAGTGCAACAATTATTCACGGTATCGGGACCGGCGCTATTAGACAGGGAGTACAGCAGTATCTGAAGCGAAATAAGCGCGTCAAGAGCTTCGGCTATGCGCCTGAAGGTTCAGGTGGTTCCGGTGCGACGATCGTCGAATTCAAGTAA